Part of the Deltaproteobacteria bacterium genome, TCAGCAATTCTAGCAATTGGCATAACGACACCCGTCTCATTATTTGCAAGCATTATGCTAACGATGCCGGTCTTAGGCAGAATAGCCTTGGCTAATTCATCGAGACAGACTACGCCGTGCCTGTCAACCGCTAGATAGGTAACTTGGCAATTAAAAGGTGGCCGCTCGAGTAGCTCCACTGTTCTTAAAACCGCCGCGTGCTCAACGGCAGAGGTAATGATGTGTTTTTTTTCGGGCCTCGCGAGATAAGCACCCATTAAGGCATGAAAACAGGACTCCGTTCCCCCACTTAAAAAAACTACCTCTTCGCCATTAGCTGAAAGCAGCCTCGCTAAATTTAAACGAGCCTCTTCTAGGGCGTCCCTTGCAACAACACCTAGCCTGCAATAATCCGCTGCTGGGTTTCCAAAACACTCAGCCAAATACGGCTGCATAACCTCAGCGACGCTCTTTAAAACCGGCGCTGTTGAATTGTAATCGGCGTAAATCATTTGTCTATATGGCAAGGCACTCATTTTTAAGGCAGACATAACTCTCTACAGAATAACGCAAACGGCAACACTCGGGTGTCCGTTTCTGCTCGCCCAAAGTCGCCCTCATCTATATGCACTTGATAAAAGGAGGGTATGTCAGTTCTCTGGCGAAAATAAGCGCAATGTGGGCTAGCTGTCTTAGAGTTAATTTTGCACTCAACGGCAAAAAGCGCTTTTCCTTTTTTTAGAACTACGAAATCAACTTCGCGACCGTTGCGATCGCGAATATATCTCAACTCCATTTTGTGCCCTTCAGTATCCTGTCTAAAGTGACAATATTTTAAGAGCTGGGAGGCAACGAGATTTTCAAATCGGGCCCCTTCTTCTTCCACCAGCGACCAATCCCACATATAGAGTTTCTGTTCTTTCTTTACAGCGCGAATCCTCGGAGGGCCATATGGAGGAATGCGAAAACAAAAATAAAGCCGTTCGAGAACTTTTATCCATCGCTCAACTGATTCATGAGCAACGTTGAGATCTTCGCGTAGGCTCTGTACCGAGATAGGGCTTCCAACACATGCTGGCAATCTCTCCGCTAGGAGTTCAATAAGCGAAAGCTCTTTTACGTTTTCCAAATCCCTCAAATCCTCGCGCACAACCCGCTCTGTTCGCTCTAGCTGCCATCTTCTAAGAAAAGTCTCTTCTCCCTTATAAAAAGGCTCAGGAAATCCGCCGAACTTAAGCAATAGCGAAAGATCTTTAAGACTTGCTGCGCCGCCGATCTCCATCAGCGATAGGGGATGCAGGCGCAAGTAATGGTACCTGCCCTGTAGTGAGTCACCGCCTTTGCGGTAATAATCAAGTCTTGCGGAGCC contains:
- a CDS encoding ATP-binding protein, which gives rise to MVFLGGPRQVGKTTLALSLLGPDANESHPAYLNWDATEDRSKILKGQLPSKGNLLVLDEIHKYKPWRNFVKGLYDKHKSTLRILVTGSARLDYYRKGGDSLQGRYHYLRLHPLSLMEIGGAASLKDLSLLLKFGGFPEPFYKGEETFLRRWQLERTERVVREDLRDLENVKELSLIELLAERLPACVGSPISVQSLREDLNVAHESVERWIKVLERLYFCFRIPPYGPPRIRAVKKEQKLYMWDWSLVEEEGARFENLVASQLLKYCHFRQDTEGHKMELRYIRDRNGREVDFVVLKKGKALFAVECKINSKTASPHCAYFRQRTDIPSFYQVHIDEGDFGRAETDTRVLPFALFCRELCLP